In Pristiophorus japonicus isolate sPriJap1 chromosome 2, sPriJap1.hap1, whole genome shotgun sequence, one genomic interval encodes:
- the LOC139249590 gene encoding uncharacterized protein isoform X1, translated as MELNSKNEISYVNPNRGSLKKFTIPRKKSADKAYLEICHTDWREYSFIQSTLEGSKLDGSYSLNTLWKFGDMKLIHNVKLEQRFAEKRAKMREDGRRGKELEESTFFLATSHIAAFKLYHEGLKCNVSSLQALGNPACGVYLHRHIDVLLRHHQLNNLATETILFFKVLLGKVKTIPPCMKKTKTGVDPTAKFDCHMSQIPASLKEPISTQIINSAVYLYEFNALCETMERPRQCLPYALVTVRFVGQRVKNAVTPLRFSTATTNCPLPDVSTLTSCTVAQRLGRGKNAKVVFQHFGKKENTSVLPVQFSPPQFSPANSLGKVAASKMNQDPRLLKRYSCVENGKEYSVPSQISPPSEPLCNINSLMKTLRFLNACPSSPAQQLRAPQAGQQALYRSRQEQAQSQDLENPTVECEKSEPFGASMPVTTVASGGLQNTADSPSLVPEAAPCQQPKEAQQGNDLTSLTELNMKICSGTQVNKAPSQSSTSEPVDQPFCEDLNLYESEVKKKLKKYSEYLVLCDKERICKIQSLKKLSRIDKKAFYCRLKKYDKYYERYQNELGLDKCCNAIVCKPWDVTYPYSSNYSAGKGAKSCSCVLTELVLRDIACSLSGSKQQEQSEAPSLNAKGTDDKSVGGLQTSAVAASNRLCDRSWVGNGISHRTEGLTAERLAVGGEDVPATSNVIGGLKGELQSSLSHEKANLTEDESVVTKSPVQVVSPSIASSQHAAQAMEFNFLSAAAHSPDQMVRHEPPALLEIPEGNRNVCLHEEEVMAEEMRSSWENGELSETEDRWFSDSPLDEVPTSAPSSRYLDEVYEEPLNLDSLLHFLAARIEWGKLFLKSKAKELKISPESATSPENCSQQILPPTASKPGQLAPHCSGSAGSNGEMVQQSSRSFSETLSIPDHQPTIPNLQITLSYEFNAEYDQHQTLADPSTGSDDSLWRAGESHVGTSSITETKPEQCCKTIGKDHEAVLDGDTGKPAPTAENLGLKYKFGKEINYVFTNIEDDVSGLGSNDGLRHALNKEVSSSPGPRPTRNYKQGGELPWNKQPPGGEQSGISQSPKCVEQWASGQSNEKDTASGNAARLAVAGFLKESPDTSGIHTGNTMSRTKPGGDYPKTLTDNLCEDTVLRKKMRKKSTLKPHAKDRNELKPHSKKTIDLKEDSTVTSNSDVSLNLKHVDSDLYKTNVTATENSKHKGGLSSHEGVAFLRSRHHKIIKKGSSVQFTGKPKGTLCPDENVKNLLRKLRLTNNKALALAHTNTSTEYVPHVCSTDGSKKKVQGSYRSAGNLASLYEGCIDTFSSSKRQIAQVASVLSSEASLSKSCRLSKLLTKAVRNLNKAYDKVGKSSEIVKRIGGTMISLPKSYQSNCNTFWESCDVNGRQYHKKHWHRSVTETDPQSSRCKKQRLAKKLILPHKCCEPPCKGVLGADFKRLARKQAPMTLVEKPNGMARVELASTTSTVGNPIPQSSAVTQGDCAQSTGSNLNRVRQHNPCKANLSVSVFERTEPSIVASQAESTSVKSQVGCHLLSAEILDLPDESKPSESLSGPKQSESLSGPKPSESLSGPKPSESLSGPKPSESPSGPKQSESLSGPKQSESLSGPKQSESPSGPKQSEYLSGPKQSESLSGPKPSESPSGPKQSESPSGPKQSEYLSGPKQSESLSGPKPSESPSGPKQSEYLSGHKQSESPFGSKPSESLSGPKQSESLSGPKQSKYLSRHKQSESPARAKLEEPQVECHIDSPEDRLCSGAETQVETILECPVDSPVVEPCFDSQMAEFLNVSPKVKIPLASQTADSLGEGQPLKSSNHRQRAEAQCGNHGLQSHCGFKTANVPGQDQPAHSKAGGSDILIFPGGFPKLDFLAHLRIPNSTAKSGAAQQLIDPQPMEVQLDSLERRARVDTTQEGLYQCEHDSAEPRVAELTELHQRVATRPEHQKPWSCAEYKVAECQAATPKRESHTEFLLIKSQAVASRAETQMASSESSGADFECPARLQCAGSTVQGPLVQCGADCQVVDAHTDSPTVAFQGGPCLPQYRRGDFTLECNNEQSPKMQEGEIVSDVDSALVGSGGAGRVEEQSLCMEGPGSTHGLSQSAQGAGSLMAEISEILQRADGTSSLEVLEQLRARCRAMLPAFVLGFERRQGESVAETLLCRDWLLRNGMQSAVRAVQLKPAALDPYVELQMMLEAWQFVANKVSFLKGLPTVRSLLWYDPTLYGELLAEKAGYQQQWPLYPSFQERVQHDCSQALNSYQAEVLGSCRAPSPGRNAYYVHLQHRRELDECMAVLHHPADCGHFCLSVPLTSSVNYGASLDKLEALRQAVWRLIHSHSDLPEDQRDAAKLAHLWMVVDFVNARTRAIHACPMPIHELWCLGLEHLQFAAAKTLAWQKREKGGPPTGSGDGRTTRWGAKDLTLQLNRDALCLLYNGYTSPPTPHKRSAGSSNDQLADARREGEKVRGSSNAEILGSGQQDLPGRCFHLPAQRFGSVGEILERSRTAQRPELEQLLTHCQKHLASLKTLFQALQEVEAEQAVLTEASFAATPSALRHARPLLLNPAAVEIYIELLMVYETAHYLSNLMAQRLSQATYRGLLWFDHSLLPELLFNQRDTSILSLFWEKGSQDPPEPLDSAASTLEQELDLIFEYRQSTNYAYAVQLLSRELGEIVAIKQYMRQHSLAVKTYVHCIPYAASVNYGCTEPYLTHNYRQLVLVLERLVKAPEKDLGKMAHIMEAMKSIMDMRRVAVGNSVAALRLLTHQMRHNSTKRQLLESPEMVPKSSQILDGADSTTDSTAASGRRGAKSPSTRKRRLCDSSSVPNPGQHQADDPPSDKKRMFTGEYLKNRECRKSSHTLHHSVCTF; from the exons GTGTACTTGTACGAGTTTAATGCGTTGTGTGAGACGATGGAACGCCCTCGGCAATGCCTGCCGTACGCTCTGGTGACAGTGAGGTTCGTGGGCCAAAGGGTGAAGAATGCTGTGACGCCATTGCGGTTTAGTACTGCCACGACAAACTGTCCTCTACCCG ACGTGTCCACGTTGACGAGCTGTACAGTCGCCCAAAGACTTGGCCGAGGGAAAAATGCCAAAGTGGTGTTCCAGCATTTTGGGAAAAAGGAAAACACTTCTGTTCTTCCAGTCCAGTTCTCTCCTCCTCAGTTCTCTCCAGCTAATAGTCTTGGCAAAGTGGCAGCATCAAAGATGAACCAGGACCCAAGGCTGCTGAAGAGATACAGCTGTGTGGAGAATGGAAAGGAATATTCTGTCCCCAGCCAGATCTCGCCGCCCAGTGAACCCCTTTGCAATATCAACAGCCTAATGAAGACTCTTCGCTTTCTCAACGCCTGTCCCTCCTCGCCTGCACAGCAGCTGCGTGCCCCTCAAGCCGGGCAGCAAGCACTGTATAGAAGCAGACAGGAGCAAGCACAGAGTCAGGACTTGGAGAACCCAACAGTGGAGTGTGAGAAGTCCGAGCCTTTTGGAGCGTCCATGCCAGTCACCACTGTGGCCAGTGGTGGATTGCAGAACACCGCAGACAGTCCCTCATTGGTTCCTGAAGCTGCTCCTTGCCAGCAACCAAAGGAGGCCCAACAAGGCAATGACCTCACTTCGTTGACAGAGTTAAACATGAAAATTTGCTCGGGGACACAAGTAAATAAGGCCCCGTCCCAGTCGAGCACGAGTGAACCCGTCGACCAACCCTTCTGTGAAGACTTAAACTTGTATGAGAGTGAGGTGAAAAAAAAGTTGAAAAAGTATTCAGAGTACCTGGTGCTATGCGACAAGGAGCGAATATGCAAGATACAGTCGCTGAAGAAGTTGAGCAGGATAGATAAAAAGGCCTTCTACTGCAGACTTAAAAAATACGATAAGTATTATGAAAGATACCAAAATGAACTCGGGCTTGACAAATGCTGCAATGCCATTGTGTGCAAACCCTGGGACGTCACTTATCCATATAGCTCAAATTATTCTGCGGGGAAAGGTGCAAAGTCCTGCTCATGTGTTTTGACTGAGTTGGTCTTGAGGGATATTGCCTGCAGCCTCTCAGGGTCCAAGCAACAGGAGCAAAGCGAGGCCCCGTCGCTTAATGCCAAAGGGACCGATGACAAATCAGTGGGAGGTTTGCAAACCTCCGCGGTAGCGGCAAGCAATCGTCTCTGTGATCGGAGTTGGGTTGGCAACGGGATCTCGCACAGGACGGAGGGCTTAACTGCAGAAAGGTTAGCTGTGGGCGGCGAAGATGTTCCTGCAACTAGCAACGTGATTGGCGGGCTGAAGGGAGAGCTGCAGAGCTCTTTGAGTCATGAAAAGGCAAACTTGACTGAAGATGAATCGGTGGTTACCAAGTCTCCGGTGCAGGTCGTCTCTCCATCTATTGCTTCCAGTCAACACGCTGCTCAGGCAATGGAGTTCAACTTCCTCAGTGCTGCTGCTCACTCGCCTGACCAAATGGTGAGACACGAGCCACCCGCATTATTAGAAATCCCCGAGGGAAACAGAAACGTCTGTTTGCATGAGGAAGAAGTGATGGCCGAAGAAATGCGGAGCTCGTGGGAAAACGGCGAGCTCAGCGAAACTGAAGACAGGTGGTTTTCCGACTCTCCGCTGGATGAAGTGCCGACGTCTGCTCCTTCAAGTCGATACCTCGATGAAGTTTATGAGGAACCGCTAAACCTGGACTCGTTGCTCCATTTCCTCGCCGCACGGATCGAGTGGGGGAAACTGTTTTTGAAGTCAAAGGCGAAGGAGCTGAAAATAAGTCCAGAATCAGCCACAAGTCCCGAGAACTGCAGCCAACAAATTTTACCACCAACAGCATCGAAACCAGGCCAGTTGGCTCCTCATTGTTCAGGGTCTGCAGGCAGTAACGGTGAAATGGTCCAACAGAGTTCCCGATCATTCAGTGAAACATTATCAATCCCAGACCACCAACCCACCATTCCCAATCTGCAAATAACCTTGAGCTATGAGTTTAATGCAGAATATGATCAGCATCAGACACTGGCAGATCCGTCTACTGGAAGTGATGACTCTTTATGGCGCGCTGGAGAATCTCACGTCGGGACGAGCAGCATCACCGAAACAAAACCAGAGCAATGTTGCAAAACAATTGGGAAAGACCATGAGGCGGTTTTGGACGGAGACACGGGTAAACCTGCACCCACAGCAGAAAACCTAGGATTAAAATACAAATTTGGCAAAGAGATAAACTACGTTTTCACAAATATTGAAGATGATGTCAGTGGACTGGGGTCTAACGATGGTTTGCGTCATGCATTAAACAAAGAGGTGTCAAGCTCTCCAGGTCCACGACCCACCAGAAACTATAAGCAGGGAGGTGAGCTGCCATGGAATAAACAGCCTCCAGGTGGTGAGCAAAGTGGTATTTCCCAGAGTCCAAAGTGTGTTGAACAGTGGGCAAGTGGACAATCTAACGAGAAGGACACGGCATCAGGCAATGCTGCGAGATTAGCAGTTGCGGGGTTTCTGAAAGAATCCCCTGATACCAGCGGCATTCATACGGGCAATACCATGAGTCGCACTAAGCCAGGAGGTGACTATCCCAAAACGTTAACTGACAACTTGTGTGAAGACACTGTGCTAAGGAAAAAGATGAGAAAAAAATCAACATTGAAACCGCACGCTAAGGATCGGAACGAGCTGAAGCCCCATTCTAAGAAAACAATTGACTTAAAAGAGGATTCTACAGTCACTTCAAACTCCGATGTTTCATTGAACCTTAAGCATGTGGATAGCGATCTTTACAAGACCAACGTAACTGCAACTGAAAACAGTAAGCACAAGGGAGGACTGTCCAGTCACGAAGGGGTTGCATTCCTCAGAAGTAGACACCACAAGATTATTAAGAAGGGCAGCTCAGTTCAATTTACTGGTAAACCCAAAGGCACACTATGTCCTGATGAAAATGTTAAAAATTTATTAAGAAAACTAAGATTGACAAACAATAAAGCCCTGGCTCTGGCTCACACCAACACATCTACAGAGTATGTCCCGCACGTGTGTTCAACAGATGGCAGTAAGAAGAAAGTCCAAGGGAGTTACCGCTCGGCTGGTAATCTTGCTTCTCTGTATGAAGGGTGCATCGATACCTTTAGCAGTTCAAAGAGGCAAATTGCTCAGGTGGCAAGTGTTCTGTCCAGTGAAGCCTCCTTGAGCAAAAGCTGCCGCTTGTCCAAGCTGCTCACCAAAGCAGTGAGGAACTTAAACAAAGCTTATGATAAAGTTGGCAAGTCTTCAGAAATCGTGAAAAGAATTGGCGGCACAATGATCTCGCTGCCAAAGTCCTACCAGAGCAACTGCAACACTTTCTGGGAGAGCTGTGATGTCAATGGTCGACAATATCATAAAAAGCACTGGCATCGATCGGTTACCGAAACTGACCCTCAAAGCAGTCGCTGCAAGAAGCAAAGGCTAGCAAAGAAGTTAATACTTCCCCACAAGTGCTGTGAGCCACCCTGCAAAGGTGTGCTGGGCGCAGATTTCAAAAGGCTGGCCCGTAAACAAGCACCAATGACACTTGTTGAGAAACCTAACGGAATGGCTAGAGTAGAACTGGCCTCTACAACCAGCACCGTGGGGAATCCAATACCCCAAAGCAGTGCGGTTACGCAAGGAGATTGCGCGCAGAGCACGGGTTCAAACCTGAATCGTGTCCGACAACACAATCCTTGCAAAGCGAATCTCTCAGTCAGTGTATTTGAACGTACTGAGCCATCAATTGTTGCCTCTCAAGCCGAGTCCACGTCGGTTAAATCTCAAGTTGGATGCCACTTGCTGAGTGCTGAAATATTGGACCTCCCTGATGAATCCAAACCATCGGAATCCCTCTCCGGACCCAAACAATCGGAATCCCTCTCCGGACCCAAACCATCGGAATCCCTCTCCGGACCCAAACCATCGGAATCCCTCTCCGGACCCAAACCATCGGAATCCCCCTCCGGACCCAAACAATCGGAATCCCTCTCCGGACCCAAACAATCGGAATCCCTCTCCGGACCCAAACAATCGGAATCCCCCTCCGGACCCAAACAATCGGAATACCTCTCTGGACCCAAACAATCGGAATCCCTCTCCGGACCCAAACCGTCGGAATCCCCCTCCGGACCCAAACAATCGGAATCCCCCTCCGGACCCAAACAATCGGAATACCTCTCTGGACCCAAACAATCGGAATCCCTCTCCGGACCCAAACCGTCGGAATCCCCCTCCGGACCCAAACAATCGGAATACCTCTCTGGACACAAACAATCGGAATCTCCCTTCGGATCCAAACCATCGGAATCCCTCTCCGGACCCAAACAATCGGAATCCCTCTCCGGACCCAAACAATCGAAATACCTCTCTAGACACAAACAATCGGAATCTCCCGCCAGAGCCAAACTTGAGGAACCCCAAGTGGAATGTCACATCGACTCCCCAGAGGATAGATTGTGTTCCGGGGCAGAAACACAGGTGGAAACTATATTGGAATGTCCCGTTGATTCGCCGGTAGTAGAACCTTGCTTTGACTCTCAAATGGCAGAATTCTTGAACGTGTCCCCAAAAGTGAAAATTCCTCTTGCTTCCCAAACGGCAGATTCTCTGGGAGAAGGGCAGCCCCTGAAATCCTCCAATCATAGGCAAAGGGCAGAGGCCCAGTGTGGAAATCACGGGCTGCAATCCCACTGTGGGTTCAAAACAGCAAATGTCCCCGGCCAGGACCAGCCGGCCCACAGTAAAGCTGGGGGGTCAGACATTCTGATATTTCCTGGCGGATTTCCCAAGTTGGACTTCCTAGCCCATCTCAGGATTCCTAACTCTACTGCAAAGTCTGGGGCAGCCCAGCAACTAATTGACCCCCAGCCCATGGAAGTCCAGCTCGATTCCTTGGAAAGACGGGCACGCGTTGATACAACGCAGGAAGGTCTTTATCAGTGTGAACATGACTCAGCAGAACCCCGAGTAGCAGAGTTGACGGAGTTGCACCAACGCGTGGCAACTCGACCTGAGCACCAGAAACCCTGGTCTTGTGCTGAATACAAAGTAGCTGAATGCCAAGCGGCAACTCCAAAGCGCGAATCCCACACGGAATTCCTGCTGATAAAATCCCAAGCAGTGGCATCTCGGGCCGAAACCCAAATGGCGAGCAGCGAAAGCAGTGGAGCAGACTTCGAATGTCCTGCTAGACTCCAATGTGCAGGGTCCACTGTACAGGGACCTCTGGTGCAATGCGGAGCAGATTGCCAAGTGGTGGATGCCCACACTGATTCTCCAACCGTGGCTTTCCAGGGTGGACCTTGCCTGCCGCAATACCGGAGGGGAGATTTTACACTCGAATGCAACAATGAGCAATCTCCCAAAATGCAGGAAGGGGAGATAGTTTCAGATGTTGACTCTGCATTGGTGGGAAGCGGCGGGGCGGGCAGGGTGGAAGAGCAGAGTCTGTGCATGGAGGGACCAGGCAGCACGCACGGTCTGTCACAAAGTGCGCAAGGAGCTGGAAGCCTAATGGCCGAGATCTCTGAGATCTTGCAGCGAGCAGACGGCACCTCCTCGCTGGAGGTCCTGGAGCAGCTGAGGGCGAGGTGCCGGGCGATGCTACCCGCCTTCGTCTTGGGCTTCGAGCGGCGCCAGGGCGAGTCAGTGGCAGAGACCCTCCTCTGCCGAGACTGGCTGCTGCGGAACGGCATGCAGAGCGCCGTGCGGGCGGTGCAGCTGAAGCCGGCGGCCCTGGACCCTTACGTGGAGCTGCAGATGATGTTGGAGGCGTGGCAGTTCGTGGCGAACAAGGTGAGCTTCCTGAAGGGGCTGCCCACCGTGCGCAGCCTGCTGTGGTACGACCCGACCCTGTACGGCGAGCTGCTGGCAGAGAAGGCGGGCTACCAGCAGCAGTGGCCACTCTACCCGTCCTTCCAGGAGCGGGTGCAGCACGACTGCTCGCAGGCACTGAACTCCTACCAGGCGGAGGTGCTCGGGTCTTGCCGGGCGCCAAGCCCAGGGCGCAATGCCTACTATGTCCACCTGCAGCACCGGCGAGAGTTGGACGAGTGCATGGCAGTGCTGCACCACCCCGCCGACTGCGGCCACTTCTGCCTCTCAGTCCCCCTGACCTCCAGCGTCAACTACGGGGCCAGCCTGGACAAGCTGGAAGCCCTGCGCCAGGCTGTGTGGCGGCTGATCCACAGCCACTCCGACCTGCCCGAGGACCAGCGGGACGCGGCCAAGCTGGCCCACCTGTGGATGGTGGTGGACTTTGTCAACGCCCGGACCCGCGCCATCCACGCCTGCCCGATGCCCATCCACGAGCTATGGTGCCTGGGGCTGGAGCACCTCCAATTCGCCGCCGCCAAGACGCTGGCCTGGCAGAAGCGAGAGAAgggcgggccgccaacaggcagtggtGATGGTAGGACCACCCGCTGGGGAGCCAAGGATCTGACCCTGCAGCTGAACCGTGACGCCCTCTGCCTGCTTTACAACGGGTACACCAGCCCCCCGACCCCCCATAAGAGGTCCGCCGGCAGCAGCAATGACCAACTGGCCGATGCCCGGCGTGAGGGCGAGAAGGTCCGGGGGTCCAGCAACGCGGAGATTCTCGGGTCagggcagcaggatctccctggccGCTGCTTCCATCTGCCCGCCCAGCGGTTTGGCTCGGTGGGCGAGATCCTGGAGCGATCGCGGACCGCCCAGCGCCCAGAACTGGAGCAGCTGCTGACTCACTGCCAGAAACACCTGGCCTCGCTGAAGACCCTCTTCCAGGCGCTGCAGGAGGTGGAAGCCGAGCAGGCCGTGCTGACCGAGGCCAGCTTCGCGGCCACGCCTAGCGCTCTCCGCCACGCCCGCCCGCTCCTCCTAAACCCCGCGGCCGTGGAAATCTACATTGAGCTGCTCATGGTCTACGAGACGGCGCACTACCTGAGCAACCTGATGGCCCAGCGACTCAGCCAGGCCACCTACCGGGGCCTGCTGTGGTTCGACCACTCCCTGCTCCCCGAGCTCCTCTTCAATCAACGGGACACCTCCATCCTCTCGTTATTCTGGGAGAAGGGCTCGCAAGACCCGCCTGAACCGCTGgacagtgcagcctccaccctggaaCAGGAGCTGGATCTCATCTTCGAGTACAGGCAAAGCACCAACTACGCCTATGCGGTCCAGCTCCTGTCGAGGGAGCTGGGCGAAATCGTGGCCATCAAGCAATACATGCGGCAGCACAGCCTTGCGGTGAAGACCTACGTCCACTGCATTCCTTACGCGGCCTCCGTAAACTACGGCTGCACCGAGCCCTACTTGACCCACAACTACCGGCAGCTGGTGCTAGTCTTGGAGAGGCTGGTCAAGGCACCCGAGAAAGACCTGGGCAAGATGGCCCACATCATGGAGGCGATGAAGAGCATCATGGACATGCGGCGGGTGGCGGTGGGAAATAGCGTGGCAGCTCTCCGCCTCCTCACCCACCAGATGCGGCACAATAGCACGAAGAGGCAGCTGCTGGAGAGCCCCGAGATGGTGCCAAAGTCATCCCAGATCCTGGATGGTGCAGACAGCACTACGGACAGCACCGCAGCATCCGGGAGGCGCGGGGCAAAGTCACCGAGCACCAGAAAAAGACGCCTCTGTGACTCTTCGTCGGTTCCAAACCCAGGACAACACCAGGCTGATGACCCTCCCTCTGACAAGAAAAGGATG ttCACTGGCGAATATCTGAAGAATCGAGAATGCAGAAAATCCTCCCACACGCTACATCATTCTGTGTGCACTTTCTGA